The Treponema medium genome has a window encoding:
- the ygeW gene encoding knotted carbamoyltransferase YgeW, translating into MALIMDPYITKLNSLSFKKMYNNDFFLTWEKTFDEILATWTVADALRTLRESNISTKIFESGLGISLFRDNSTRTRFSFASACNLLGLEVQDLDEGKSQIAHGETVRETANMVSFMADVIGIRDDMYIGKGNTYMHTFMNAVAEGNKDGVLEQRPTLVNLQCDIDHPTQIMADTLHIIHEFGGLENLKGKKIAMTWAYSPSYGKPLSVPQGAIGLFSRLGMDVVLAHPEGYEVMPEVEEVARKQAKASGGSFTKTNSMKEAFKDADIVYPKSWAPFTAMEKRTNLYGAGDFDGIKALEKELLAQNGKHKDWECTEDMMKLTKDGKALYLHCLPADITGVSCKEGEVAGSVFDRYRVPLYKQASFKPYIIAAMIFLAKVRYPQLTLEELEKRATLRHTGL; encoded by the coding sequence ATGGCCTTGATTATGGATCCGTACATTACAAAGCTCAATAGCTTGAGCTTTAAAAAAATGTACAACAATGATTTTTTCCTTACATGGGAAAAGACCTTCGATGAAATTCTTGCAACATGGACGGTAGCCGATGCGCTGCGCACCTTGCGGGAATCAAACATTTCTACAAAGATTTTTGAAAGCGGTCTCGGCATTTCGCTGTTCCGCGACAACTCAACCCGCACACGGTTCAGCTTTGCATCTGCCTGTAACCTGCTCGGTTTGGAAGTACAGGATTTGGACGAAGGCAAATCTCAAATTGCCCACGGAGAAACTGTCCGTGAAACCGCTAATATGGTTTCGTTTATGGCAGACGTTATCGGTATCCGCGACGATATGTACATCGGTAAGGGCAATACTTACATGCACACTTTTATGAATGCGGTTGCCGAAGGCAATAAGGACGGCGTGCTCGAACAGCGTCCCACCCTTGTCAACTTGCAGTGCGATATCGATCACCCCACTCAGATTATGGCGGATACTCTCCATATCATCCACGAGTTCGGCGGGTTGGAAAACCTCAAGGGTAAGAAAATCGCGATGACATGGGCATATTCACCCTCTTACGGCAAACCGCTTTCCGTTCCGCAGGGAGCAATCGGCCTGTTCTCTCGCTTGGGAATGGACGTTGTACTTGCACATCCGGAAGGATATGAAGTAATGCCTGAGGTTGAAGAAGTCGCGAGAAAACAGGCAAAGGCATCGGGAGGTTCCTTTACCAAGACCAACAGCATGAAAGAAGCGTTTAAAGATGCGGACATTGTGTATCCCAAGAGCTGGGCGCCCTTTACCGCAATGGAAAAACGGACGAACCTCTACGGTGCAGGCGACTTTGACGGTATCAAAGCGCTTGAAAAAGAGCTGCTCGCTCAGAACGGCAAGCACAAGGATTGGGAATGCACCGAAGATATGATGAAGCTGACCAAAGACGGTAAAGCACTCTATCTGCACTGCTTACCGGCAGATATCACCGGTGTCAGCTGCAAAGAAGGTGAAGTTGCCGGTTCGGTGTTCGACCGCTACCGCGTGCCGCTCTACAAGCAAGCAAGCTTTAAGCCGTACATCATCGCCGCAATGATCTTCCTTGCAAAAGTACGCTATCCGCAGCTTACGCTGGAAGAACTGGAAAAGCGGGCAACGCTCCGCCATACCGGACTGTAG